Genomic window (Candidatus Binataceae bacterium):
GTGCGCCAACCAGCGGCACCTACGAAGGTATCCTGGCCTTCCAGGACCGCAATATCAGTTCGACGGCCGCCAATACCTTTGACGGCGGCGCTAACATGATCATCAACGGCACCCTATATATGCCTGAAGGTTCGGTGGTCTTCTCCGGCGGCTCCTCCACCGCCGCCTATACAATTCTGGTCGCCGACAAGGTCTCGCTATCCAATGGCGCCGATACGGTAATCAATGCCGACTATTCTTCGTTGCAGGACGGCTCGCCAATCAAAACCGTAGTGCTGGGCGAATGAATTCACCAACCCTCCAAGCCACGGCCCGCCGGCCACGCTCGCGCGAAGCGGGACAATCGGTGGTGGAAACCGCATTATTCCTGCCGATCCTGCTGATCGCGTTTTTGGTAACCGCCGACCTGGGGCGCGCCTGTTATACCGCCATGGAAGTAGCCGACGCGGCGCGGGCCGGAGTGCAATACGGCGCTCAGAGCGTGGTCACTGCCGCGGACAACAATGGAATGGAGACCGCGGCCAAAAATGACGCCGTCGATTTGTCGGCTCTCAACGTAAGCGCCACCAGCTTTTGCGCCTGCGTCGATGGGAGCCAGGTCGATTGCATTACCGGAACCTGCGCCAGCGGCGCTCCCGGAACCTACGTCCAGGTGACCACTTCCTCCACTTTCACTCCCTTGGTCGATTACCCAGGACTACCTTCTAGCATTCCTCTGAGCGACACCGCCGTGATGCGGGTGCAGTAGGAGACCAATGAAAAATCCAGCGCCAGCCCTAAAGAGCACCTACGTCAATCGCCATAATCGCCACAGTTTGTCGACTTGCCGCGCCAGGAGCCAGACGGGCCAGGCTTTGGCGGAATTCGCGATTGTTATTCCGGTCATTTTGCTGCTGCTGTGCAACCTGATGGATTTCGGCCGCGCGATGCTCTGCTACAACTTTGTCTGCGGTGCGGCCCGCGACGCAGCCCGTTACGCCGCTACCCACGGCGCCGACAGTGCCTCGCCAACAACCTCCAGCGCGGTCAGCAACTACGTCGCCGGTGAGCTTCCTCAGGGCCTCAGCAGCAGCGAGCTCACGGTCACCACCACTTGGAGTCCAAACGAAAACGCTGGCAGCACGGTTCATGTCACGGTGCAGTATAATTACCAGCCGATGACTCCGATGTTCGTGCTCAAAGCTCTGTCACTTGCCAGTGGCTCTCAGATGACCATGTCGTGAGCTGCTGCCTCCGCGACGACCGCCATATTAATGTGGGCGGCCCGCTTGTTCCGACCCGATTCATTTTGAAATGTGAGACTTGCGCGGAAAAACGTTAGCAATAGAATCCGGCGCTTCGGTTGGTTTCCTACGCGGCTTGCACCCACGAGTTGCTATTGTCAATATCCCGCCAGCCAACCAGGCGGCGCCGGGTGACTTGACCGCTGCGCAGTAAACCTGGGCAGCTAGCGCGAATCTTTTCCCGCCCCGCCACGCCTGCTATCCATTCTCCATGGCACCATGCTCCGGCACTCGCCTGCCAGCGGGGCGCAGTTGCTTGTTGGCTCAACTCGCCGGGTCTTGACGCCTTTCCGGATCTTTCGAGACAGTAATTCGCCGAATTTCTGGAGTCTAACGAGCGTTCGAACAGGCAAGCTGGAGCTGGAGTGGGAGCATGTAGGTTTATCTTGCTGGGATGGTTATTCCTGCTGGCAACCTCTTTTGTCGCTCAAGCGCGAGTATTTGCGGCGTCAACTGGGCATCCAAGCGGCGGACCACTAGAAGGCTCGGTAAGGGATGCGTTGGGACGACCGCTGCCTCACGTACTCCTCCGCTTGCTCGACGATCAGGGCAATTCGCTTGCGACCACGCATACGGACTCGACCGGCCGCTTCTCTTTTGCCGCCACTAGCCACACCCCGGCGCGTATCGCTGCAAGCTTACCCGGTTTCACAACCTCGGTAGTCGCGATCTCAAGTTCCGGCGCCCTCGTGATCCCGCTTAGCTCCGAGACGCCTCTTACGC
Coding sequences:
- a CDS encoding TadE family protein; its protein translation is MKNPAPALKSTYVNRHNRHSLSTCRARSQTGQALAEFAIVIPVILLLLCNLMDFGRAMLCYNFVCGAARDAARYAATHGADSASPTTSSAVSNYVAGELPQGLSSSELTVTTTWSPNENAGSTVHVTVQYNYQPMTPMFVLKALSLASGSQMTMS
- a CDS encoding TadE/TadG family type IV pilus assembly protein codes for the protein MNSPTLQATARRPRSREAGQSVVETALFLPILLIAFLVTADLGRACYTAMEVADAARAGVQYGAQSVVTAADNNGMETAAKNDAVDLSALNVSATSFCACVDGSQVDCITGTCASGAPGTYVQVTTSSTFTPLVDYPGLPSSIPLSDTAVMRVQ